A single Hippocampus zosterae strain Florida chromosome 19, ASM2543408v3, whole genome shotgun sequence DNA region contains:
- the vgll2a gene encoding transcription cofactor vestigial-like protein 2a: MSCLDVMYQVLGAQSYFSPYMPYQYQQQKLTLDSKMQEPQHSGSSGRLGPPGPPTIKEEDKELPSGAEYLSSRCVLFTYFHGDISAVVDQHFSRALSHASSSMSYPPSSHKTLKDGSFPMSQRNFPPSFWNSSYPSPVPSSLASALSAPHSELTFATGDPYAPSSLHGHLHQPGPDAWHPSHPHHPHPHHHPYPLGGGISAQGSPYSRPAVHEVYGAAFDPRYGSLLVPSVRSHHRLASGGGAVGPAGGTPCDLGGKGEAAAATWSRTFSGVGEIGLNMDAGLQTQDKSKDLYWF; the protein is encoded by the exons AAGCTGACCTTGGACTCCAAAATGCAAGAACCTCAGCACAGCGGCAGCTCCGGCCGCCTGGGCCCCCCCGGACCTCCCACCATCAAGGAGGAAGACAAGGAGCTGCCCTCGGGGGCCGAGTACCTGAGCTCCCGCTGCGTCCTCTTCACATATTTCCACGGAGACATCAGCGCTGTCGTCGACCAACACTTCAGCCGTGCACTTAGCCACGCCTCCTCGTCCATGTCCTACCCGCCCAGTAGCCACAAGACCCTCAAAG atgGCTCGTTCCCGATGAGCCAAAGAAATTTCCCGCCGTCTTTCTGGAACAGTTCCTACCCGTCTCCCGTGCCGTCCTCGCTAGCGAGCGCTCTATCCGCCCCCCACTCTGAACTGACCTTTGCCACGGGGGACCCGTACGCCCCGTCATCCCTCCACGGCCACCTGCACCAGCCCGGCCCTGACGCCTGGCACCCGTCTCACCcgcaccacccccacccccaccaccatccCTACCCGCTGGGAGGCGGCATAAGCGCGCAGGGCTCACCGTACTCGCGGCCCGCCGTCCACGAGGTGTACGGCGCAGCGTTTGATCCGCGCTACGGCTCGCTGTTAGTGCCGTCCGTCAGGTCTCACCACCGCTTGGCGTCCGGTGGTGGCGCGGTGGGGCCGGCTGGCGGCACGCCCTGCGACCTGGGTGGGAAaggcgaggcggcggcggctacCTGGAGCAGGACGTTCTCCGGAGTCGGCGAGATTGGACTCAACATGGACGCAG GTCTGCAGACACAGGACAAGAGCAAGGATTTGTACTGGTTCTAG